TTGGGGGTAAGTGATATCACATCTGcaatttcatttcagaaaaaaatatgtgtatgtacgcacacactcacacatatatgcacacttGCTTAAATGTggttaaatgttaatatttgaatCCAGATGAAGGGTATATTTCAGTAGGTTTGAAATTTTGCAGattaaagatgggaaaaaaagcatCCGTTTTGGCATTGGACCTTGGACCTGGTGGGTCTAAATGTTAATTgtaccccctcccaccccacctcccaggtttttgggtttttgttttgctttggggcAAGTTATTTCCATCTCTTGCCAAGGGTTTTCCCCCACTGTAAACAGGGTTAATAATACTCCCTGCCCCGAGGGGTTATGAGGATGAAGGATGGTGGAGGGAAGGAGctgacagtgcctggcacagagtgatcACTCAGTTAACATCGGCTCTAATTATGCGGTATGTTTTGCTAAGACAGGTTCACTGGAAGGAACACATCCATGGGAAAGTTGGAATACTCCCACCTGAGAAGTGCTGGTGCTGTCGTAGAAAACATACAAAATCCCTCCTTGTCATTATTTGAAAGAACTGAGATGTTTTGGGAGTGCTGTGAAATCCCATTCCAGGGGCACGAGTGGTGTGTTAAAGAAAGCCACTGCGGGTAAAGGGTGGGGGGGCCAGGGTGGAAGCCCACAGAGTGGGCGGGCGGGCCAACCACGGTCTGAGGAAGCCGGGAGGTGTGTGGCGGGAAGTGAGCGAAACTCTTGGGGCCTCGGGGCTGGGAGGCAGTAACTGTTGTCTCTCCTCAGAGTGGATAAGCCACTGATCCCTTTACCTGCTCTGTCCTGCCCAGGCCACTTCTCAGAGAGCCTGTGCCCCTGGGCCTGCTCACTACCTAGGGTCACAGCTGCCAAATCCAGGGAGGACACCAGGTGTGACCAGCCCTGGATCCAGTGCTTAAGGCTCACGAGGAAGGGGGGTTCCCGAGAGGAAGTCAAACCAGGAGCCAGCTTTGTCACTGCATTGAGAATTTTAATGAAAAGCTGATTTCTCATATTGCCAGTCAGCCCTTCCCAGGGAGGGGCCGAGATGGGCCCTCTGGCCACAGGGCATGACCATAGGAGCCCAGTCTCCCTCCCCCCTTTGCCTCCAGAGGCGCTGACATCCTTCCTGACTGCAGAGCGGTGGCCGGGGGAGGGCCCTAAAGCTCAGAGCCTAGAGACCTCCTGTGCACAAGGCAGCCCCGGGAGGCTTTACAGCAGCTGCTGCGTGTGGTGGAATCTGTGCCCTCCAGGGACGGGGCGGGAGGAGGGCACTGGGGGAAAGCCTCCCAAGCTAGTTAGGACAAGAGCAAGAAGCAAAGTTGCACAAGTTCAGGTTGAAGGTGTCCTCCATCCTAGCTCAGCTCCAAAGCGTTGATGTACTCCCGCACCCATTTCTTCTCTGGGTTGGCGCACACCTGGCGGTTCTTTCTGGTGATAAAGCTGTGGGAGAGAAGAGAGTGAGACCTGGTCAGCGCTGGGACAGCCAGTTTTGGGGATGAGGTGGATTGAGGCAGCAGGGAAATCATACTGGGTGGGTTATTTTTGGAGCGCCATATGATTGTATTGGTGGCTTTCAAGGAAAAgacattttctcttctgttggCTCAAAGGGCTCCAAGCCAGAAGCAGATCTGTGTGCATTTTACCCCCCTATCCCCACTACCACTGCACAAACACATGCAACCTGGAGAGCTAAGGGGATATGGGGGCCCGAGGAACCCAGGGTTGAGCTGGTCAACCACTAGCCTTTTATCAGCACTTCCTGTTTcagaccctgtgctgggtgctaaAGATTCAGAGAAAAGGAGGTGTCCTCCAGAAACTGAGTCGTGGCTGAATAAGTGGGATACAGGAGGTGGTGAAACAAACGTGTGATCTGGCCTTAGataacacagtgcctggcgcatGTAGACATTCAACAAAGGAATCCATCTGTGTGTGCCTGGGTGAACGGAAGAAGGACATGAACTTGAGTTTTGATTTCATCACTTACTAGTTAGAtcaccttgggcaaatcacttaggGCCTCTGAGTCTATATGTTTACCTCTAAAATGTGGAGAGAAATAATTCCAAATTTGCACAGTGGTTGTGAAGCTCAGATGAGATAGTATGGGTAAATTAGTTTTGAAAAATACCATGCATGTGTTGTTTTTGGGGTGCTGTGGGACCTCTGCTTTAGGGTGGATAAGAGCAACATGAGACCAAAGGTCTTTGGTACTGGACACGATGGCGCGGAGAGGTTGAGGGCCCTGAGATACTGGCAGATGTCAAAGTACTTCTACCAATTAACTGGCCAGAATGTGGAGGGCTGTGAGGGCGGGAGGCCTTGTTGATGGTGTAAGTTGGAGGGCTCCAGGCTGGGGATCACGGGTTCCATCCGGCTGCCTGCCTCACCTGTTTGCTGGGAGACTGGTTCTCTCTGGGCAACACCCGGGCCTGGCCAGCAGTGCTACCCATTAACATGTTACGGTTGAGCGAGCCCTGCCTATGTGGACCGTTCTCATTTTGGCTTCTCCTTCAGGATGCTTTCCTGCACTTTTTTGAGATGTTTCCAGACACATGAAGGCTTAGGTTGTCTGATGGGAATGGGGGTTTCTTGGCCCCTTTTCGTGCTCTATCGTGGGGAGTGTTTACTCTCAGGGGAGCTGCTTCCCCTTCTCTGAGTCTCCCTCAGAGCCACTCGACCACCTCTCTTTCTCTCCGCTTGGCATGcggagaagagaaagggagcaGGAGGGGTGCTCTCGTGCCTCCTAGTGTTTGCCTTCTTGTTTGGGGTGGTGAGGGAGCTTCCGATGCAGACCCTGGCCTCGGCAAGCCAGGTGTCATACAGGAAATCCTGCAGACTCACTGTCCTCTGTCCTCAGCCTCCTTGGCCTGTGGCCAGGAAGTCGAAAGGCCAGGAAACCAACATCTGGGGGGAGGGTTGCCCACgcctcctgctcctcttcctccctgctgAATGTGATACTGGATAGCAGCCCCCCTTGCCAAGCCTCCTCTCCCTGCGCCCATTGTGGGGACGTTCTCCTGGCTCAActgccctccacctccacctgcctcttgagAGCAGGTGTGCTTAGTGCTACTGCCCTTTTCTCCTGTGCGCTTCCTCAAGTCTCTGGCCCTGGGCGCCCGGGCACACTGTGGGCGCTTAATGGAGgttgattaaatgagttagtgaCTGAATGAACTGCATTCACTCATCAAGTTTCACTTGTCACTTCTATGTATATAATAATACGTTTAGGGGGAGAAGGAGGATAAGGTAACACTTATCACGCACATAACTGTGTGCGGGAAATActctaattttatctttctttttattattctcaCTTTGAGCCAGTGAGGGAAATGCCTCTATTTTACTctacttttcagatgaggaaattgaggctcagagaagttaagtgatggACCCAAGCTCACGCAGCTGCTaattggcagagctgggattttaaGAAAGGCAGACTAGCTGGAGCAGCCAAGACTGCTGTATTGCCTGCCTCTCTGACATCGGGAGACCCCTTCCTGCTATTAAAAGATGCTACATCTCCAGCCCCAGCACCCTTTCCTCAGCTACATACCCTTCATTTTACACTCCCTGCTGGACCTTTCCACAGGGTTGTTGTGCTGGCACCTTGGTCCtctcctttctattttatttgtatcttttttctatttctttaactttaaaaaaaatttatttatttggctgcactgcgtcttagttgcagcacgcgggataggggatcttcattgccgtgtgcgggatctttagttgcagcatgcagactcttagttgtggcatgtggggatctagttccctgaccagtgatcgaacccaggtaccctgcattgggagtgtggagtcttagcccctggaccactagagaagtcccggtcctttcctttttaaatagcTCTTCCTCAGGACGTCAGGGGGCTCCACGCTTCACCCTTCTCCAGGTCAGGGTTGAAACCTCAGCATCACCCTCAacccctctctcttccttgctcCCGACCTCACGTCACCTGCCAGGGCTTGCTGATTCTGCCTCGGAAGTTTCCTCACCCCTGTCCCTCTGTCCCTTCCCTTCAGGTCCTGTTCAGAACTAAGTACCACTCATGTGGACGATAGCAGCCTCTCCGCTGGACCCCTCTTGTCTAGACTTTCCCCGTTCCAGCTCATCACACTTTTGCTTTATCGTGCTGACACTCAAGGCCCTCCTTGCTTTCCTACACAGAGACTCTACAAAAACTAAAGGAGAGTCCTGGCGACATCCCCTCTGCCTCATATACCCCATCCCTCAGTCCAATCCCAAGTCAAACATCACCCTTTGCAGCAAACCTCCCCTAAATCCCTGCTCTTAGCTCAGCCCTCTCTCAGCTCAGCCCTCTCTCAGCTAAACCCTgagttctctctttcctttcgTAACATTCTTATGCACGGTACCCTGGTCATGGCTGCGTCTGTCTTAGACTGTGAGCCCCAGAAGGGCAGGGATGGTGGTTTACTCCTCTCTGCCTGCCCATAATAGGGGCTCAAagaaggcttttttttccttttgaaaaatatttgttttcagaaataaaattagtagtgctaaatgtttttttcttttgctgcatggcatgtgggatcttagatccccccaccagggatcaaaccaggccccctgcattcaaagcgtggagtcttaaccactggaccaccagagaagtcccagtagTGCTAAATGTTATTGCTGTACTTCAAAAGATTCATCAGGACCCAAGGCCAACTCTGAATACCATAACTTTGCCAGTGTCACAGGAATTTTTGGACTTAAAAACTTCATCGTTATATAGAAAACTTCATGATTGTcccattttcattctttaatgtCTTAAACTTCTTAAGCAACTATCACTAAGGACCTTGCTAGAGCAGAAAGAGGAGGCTCCAGAAACatactccatccctccctcacttgctgtgcaaccttgggcaagtcaccaaaACCTCTCTGGGTTTCAGATTCATTATCTGAAACTCGGAGAGAATTATGCATGTCTGTCAGGGATGTTATGATAAAATGTAGAGAGAATGCATGTAAGACATttgacacacagtaggcacttcCTAGGTAGCaaggattattatttttcccaaatgTAGTAGCTTGCAGTAGTATTTAAAGGAGAAtctcatttcattatttcttcatcaatcaataacttctttttttttaaatatgcttgaATGCAACTAGAGCCTAGACCCCTGACCTGTGCTCTCTAGTTCCTCTGAGGTTGCAGGTGGATTTGGTTGGGTGTGGGATATGGGGGACTGTGGGGTTCTTAATTGGAAAGGGATGTCTGAGTCGATCTCCATGCAGAGGCATTGCAGACCAGGTTCAAGTAACGGTCACATCCGTGAAGATCAGAGACCTAACCTAGCCCATCAGAGTGGGGAGGATCCTCCAGGGACACTTTATCTAGTCTTTTTCCATGATACCTGGCGAATCTGAAGCTAAAGAGGGCGGGACCATGGCCCTTTGAGCAGCTGGAGGATGGGTGGGAGTGGATGGGTCACCCTCTCTGAGGGCTTCTGGTGGGGGGACTGGCTCTGGGGCAAAAGGTGTCCCTCCCAACCCCTGAGGGTTCCATAGGGCTGAGACTCACACGACTGCTGCCATGGAGCACTTGCTGCTGGTGTAGAAATACTCCTGGAGGTGGGCGCGGGGCAGCGGGCGGGAGAGGTAGCCAAAGCAGCAGGGTGTGGTGTCCGAGGCaactgggagaaggaaggaagaagactCTTGGATTCATTGCCAGTGCACACTGGGTATTGTGCTGGGCACTTTATAGGATTTATCTTGAATAGACTATTATCCTCCTTTGgctgaaactgaggctcagagaggttaaagtcGTTTGGCCATGGACACAGTGTGCCAGAGTGGGGATTCCCTCCCCTAGTCCCTGAGCCTCCCCTCTATACCACAACCCCATGCCTTTGGCTCTCTGGGCATCCTGGGTCTCCTCTGGGCTTAAGTCCTCTGCCCTTATTCTTGCCCTCCTAGGACCCTCAGTGGATTCAGAATTTGGTTTCTGTGAGACCTAGGGTGGGTTGTGCAGAGGCATCCAAAACTCAGACTTTGTGACTCAGCCAGGACCCCTAAGAAGGGTCTGGAGATGCATATTTTATCCTGGGAGGCTCTGGCTGGGGCACACTGAGATGGGCTCTGAACAGAGAAGGAGGACTTTTTGTTGATCAATTAATTCAGGATGACCCCGGGAAGTGTCAGGTGCCATTTCCCTGCAGAGTAGTAGTGTTTCGGGGCCAAGTAGAACTGGGTTTGAACACCACTTTCCTTACTTCCTAGCTtcgtgaccttggacaagttacttaacctgtcTGAGCTTCTAGAAGTCAAGACCAGCTACTCAAAGAGTAGATGTGAGTATTAAATAAGATGACATATGCAAGGCAATCAGCACAATATTTGACCCAGAGTGGGCATTTAATTAGATTTTGTTATCTGTTCTCAagccctttcttccccttctgtgaaatgggggaaaatatgaCTGTCCCAGGAGGGTTTTATTTAAGTGCTTAGAAGCTTCTTAGAAACCCTGCTGATGACAGACATGAGCCAGTCGTGTTCGGAGGTCAGCTCGAGCTGCCCCTGGCTGCTAGTATCCCCTGCATCAGTCCACAGTCAGTGAGCacctgcagggctgggggtgtAGACTTTGTTGACACAGACAGGTTGATCAGGGGGTCCCTGCCATGAAGTGGCTTAGAGATCTATCCGCGGACATCTGGGTGAAGCAGTACAAAAGAATATAAATCCTAGGGTTCAGACGGTATAAATGCTACAGTTGAAAAGAGGGCGAGGTCTGGGCCAGTCTAAGGGTCGGCCCCTGAGGGCTGTGGTGGCCAGGACCTTGGACTTACATGGGGAGGCAGATGCAGGAGCGCAGAGGGCAGCCACGGTGACGATGACAGCGAGGGCAGCGGCCGAGACCTTCATGGTAGCTGTGGGCCGAGGCTGTGGGAGGTCCACCTGCTGTCTCAGGATCCTCTGCAGGGATTCTCTGCAGCTCAGGCTGGCCCTTTATAGGGAGTCTGGCCAGCAGAGGGGACTCCCCCTCTAGGGGAGTTTCCAAAACAGCAGCTACACGCTGGCTGATACCATAAGTGAAATTGGCCAAAacggaaaagaaaactgaaataccCTCCGgaaatttctctccctctctctctcctcctcctcaccctctgACCCAGGCTGAGCTCACCACTTCCCTCACTGCCCTCGAGAAGAGCCAGTACAAGCAGCAGTGGTGGAAAAATCTCTTCCTCTGCTGGCATCCTCAGCTTCATCTGCCAGGGCAGGGGTCCTCTCAGAGGTCAGGAAGCTGCTTCCCCGGGGGCAGAAGGAGGGACAGAACGACGAGAGCAGAGCCTGGGTGTCTGGGCTCCCACTGCAATGCTCACTCCACTAAGTAATGCTCACCATGAAAAGGTTTGTGGTAGGGGCATCCTTGAAACTGAACCAAGTGGTGGTCTGGATTAGAGCTGAGGTCCTTCCTCCGTTCCAAAGAACTGGGTACAGCCAATCCTCATCAATTCCTACTTGGGTAATTCAGAATTAGTGATAGTTTGGCCTGGGCTGGGCTGAAGTTGACTTCTGAATTACCTAAAAGTGTCTATCGACAGTGACAAaggcaaacacattttaaaaagtgtaattaaAAAGAATGTCATCTCACACCAACAATGTTTTTTGCTAGCTACTGTCACATATGTGACTTGGTGACTGAGAGTGACTGAATCACCCAGAATGGGGAGAACTTGTTTCATTTCTTCCACCCAAAGACTTTGAGGTGGGGTGGTTATTAGTCTCCTTTTATAGAAGTAGAAACTGAGCCCCGGAAGAGGTCATTAAGGTCCTTGAGGTCACACATCAAtaagtgggatttgaacccaagtatttctttctttttcttctttttcagattaacttaaaaaaaattgaaccatagttgatttacaaattgtattagttttaggtatacagcaaagtgattcaggtacacacacacgcacacatatgtTGTTCTTCACACACacgcgtatatatatatatatattctttttcagattcttttccattataggttattacaagctattgaatatagttccctgtgctatacagtaggtccttgttgtttatctattttatacatagtagcatatatctgttaatcctaaactcctaatttatccttacctctgccctttccctttggtaaccatgtttgtttttttacatctgtcagtctatttctgttttgtcagtaagttcatttgtatcattttttagattccacatataattgatatcagatagtatttgtctttctctgacttagtatgataatgtatgctgtctgatttatttcacttagtatgatcatctttaggtccacccatattgctgcgaaatggcaagatttcattcttttttatggctaatattccattgcatatataccacattttctttcttttttttataccacattttctttatccattcatctgttgatggacacaggttacttccatgtcttggctattgtaaacagtgctgttgtgaacattggggtgcatgtatcttttcaaattagagtttttgtcttttctacatacatgcccaggagtgggattgctggatcatatggtaactctattttcagttttttaaggaacttccacactgttctccttagtgactgcaccaatttatgaACTCAAGTGCTTCTGGTGACCAGGTTCAAGCTCTGTCCACTGAGCCTCATCATTCAGGCAGTTAAGCTGTTCTTTATCCTCTCTAGGTGCCAGGAGCTGTTCTAAACCTGTTCACAAGAATCCTCATTCCCTCCTGATTTGTTAACCAATTAGCAATAGAAGCACAGTTTTGGAAAGCATGGCCCAtctcatttaaagaaataaattgcaTGCCCTTAAGAAACATCCAGCCATCTACACAAATACGATCTGCCTATTTGAATTGTTCTCATCACACGATCCTCTTAGTTACCAAACATGTGGGAGGCTGTGTGGCCTTGTGGTTGAGAGCAGGGCCTTCAGTGTTTCTCTCATTTATGAGCTAGGTGGCCTCCTACAGTTTACTTCATCTCTCTGGTTccagtttcctcatgtataaatcAGGGATAATAATAGTGGCCTCTCCCACAGCTGTTGAGACAATTAAGTTCGCATAAATGTGCTCATTCTAGTAAAACTCTTAAGTATAATGCCTAACACTCATAAGTACTTAataacattagctattattaccATGTTATTATTAAGAGTAAGAAAATGGcagtcccaggacttccctggtggtccagtgcttaagaatctgccttccaatgcagtggaTGCCTGTTTGGTCCCTGATCGGGGaattaggatcccacatgctgcggggcagctgagccctcgagccgcaactactgagcctgcatcccATAACTAGAGCGCCCGCGTGCTTTGTAGCCCggatgccgcaactagagagaagcccatgctgcagcaaaagatcctgcatgctgtaacgAAGAtactgagtgctgcaactaagacccgactcagccaaaataaataaataaataaataaaatattttttaaaaaagaaaagaaaatggcagtCCCTTTAAGGATATTTTATACTGTAGGTTTTTCAACAATCTAGATGAGACCCCCTAGTTGATGTGGATTAGTGAATTTTATCAtgaagactatttttttaaagtgtgtaacTTGTATTTAAACATTATAAGCTcaatccttttaatt
The DNA window shown above is from Hippopotamus amphibius kiboko isolate mHipAmp2 chromosome 17, mHipAmp2.hap2, whole genome shotgun sequence and carries:
- the CCL5 gene encoding C-C motif chemokine 5; this translates as MKVSAAALAVIVTVAALCAPASASPFASDTTPCCFGYLSRPLPRAHLQEYFYTSSKCSMAAVVFITRKNRQVCANPEKKWVREYINALELS